Proteins from a single region of Chitinophagales bacterium:
- a CDS encoding SDR family oxidoreductase, protein MAKNKILLAGATGYLGQYVTQELINEGYETKIIVRNKSKIKIKAPNFEIIEAQVTKPKTLKNVCKNIDVVISTVGITRQKDGLTYMDVDYQANVNLINEAKKSGVKKFIYISVLNGEKLRHLKICEAKEKLGDYLKASGLDYCIVRPNGFFSDMGDFLKMAKGGKVYLFGDGKLKLNPIHGKDLAKEVVKTINERKKEFNIGGPNLLSQNEIAKLALKAYGKPIKIVHLHDWVRKFALWTIRTFTNSKTYGPIEFFMTTMVMNMEAPLYGKEKLEDFFNSEAK, encoded by the coding sequence ATGGCCAAAAATAAAATACTATTAGCAGGGGCAACAGGATACTTAGGACAATACGTAACTCAAGAATTGATAAATGAAGGTTATGAAACAAAAATAATAGTTAGAAACAAGAGTAAAATAAAAATAAAAGCTCCAAATTTTGAAATAATTGAGGCTCAAGTAACAAAACCCAAAACACTGAAAAACGTTTGTAAAAATATTGATGTAGTAATTAGCACTGTTGGCATTACAAGGCAAAAAGACGGCTTAACGTATATGGATGTTGACTATCAAGCTAATGTAAATTTAATAAATGAAGCAAAGAAAAGTGGCGTTAAAAAATTCATTTACATATCTGTTTTAAACGGAGAAAAACTTAGACATTTAAAAATTTGTGAAGCAAAAGAAAAATTAGGAGATTACTTAAAAGCTTCAGGCTTAGATTATTGCATTGTTCGTCCTAATGGTTTTTTCTCAGATATGGGTGATTTTTTAAAAATGGCAAAAGGAGGAAAAGTTTATCTTTTTGGAGATGGAAAACTAAAATTAAATCCCATTCACGGAAAAGACTTAGCCAAAGAAGTAGTCAAAACAATAAATGAAAGGAAAAAAGAATTTAACATAGGTGGTCCTAACTTACTTTCGCAAAATGAGATAGCTAAATTAGCCTTAAAAGCATACGGAAAGCCTATTAAAATAGTACATCTACACGATTGGGTAAGAAAATTTGCACTGTGGACGATTAGAACTTTTACCAATTCAAAAACCTATGGTCCTATTGAGTTTTTTATGACAACAATGGTAATGAATATGGAAGCACCCTTATATGGAAAAGAAAAATTAGAAGACTTTTTTAATAGTGAGGCAAAATAA
- a CDS encoding LLM class flavin-dependent oxidoreductase gives MIPYSFLDLAIVSEGLSITQTLENSVKTAQLADKMQYTRYWFAEHHNMKSVASSATSVLIGHIVAKTTNIRVGSGGIMLPNHSPLVIAEHFGTLASLFPNRIDLGLGRAPGTDQLTAAALNPNFFQNARNFPENVSKLQQYFSNNNENAQVRAFPGEGVDVPIWILGSSTDSAFLASSMGLPYAFASHFAPAQMQAAFDIYTSNFNKKINKPYKMACVNVIIAETQNKAEQIATSFYQMFLGMIRSKRGYLQAPIPTMEGIWSPQEKAHVKQMTACSFIGTAASVKSEITEFIRHFDIDEVIITSPIYDVKDKLYTIQTFAELMNEK, from the coding sequence ATGATTCCTTATTCCTTTTTAGATTTAGCAATTGTTAGCGAGGGACTTTCCATTACGCAAACATTAGAAAATTCTGTAAAAACAGCACAATTAGCAGATAAAATGCAATACACAAGATATTGGTTTGCTGAGCATCATAATATGAAAAGCGTTGCCAGTTCGGCTACTTCTGTTTTGATTGGGCATATTGTGGCAAAAACAACAAATATAAGAGTTGGCTCGGGAGGAATAATGCTTCCCAACCACTCTCCACTCGTTATTGCAGAACATTTTGGAACATTGGCTTCCCTCTTTCCTAATAGAATTGATTTGGGATTGGGAAGAGCTCCTGGAACAGACCAACTGACTGCTGCGGCACTTAACCCAAACTTTTTTCAAAATGCAAGAAATTTCCCTGAAAATGTATCTAAATTGCAACAATACTTTTCAAACAATAATGAAAATGCACAGGTAAGAGCTTTTCCGGGAGAAGGAGTTGATGTGCCTATTTGGATTTTAGGTTCCAGCACCGACTCTGCATTTTTGGCTTCTTCAATGGGATTGCCTTATGCTTTTGCCAGCCATTTTGCTCCGGCTCAAATGCAAGCAGCCTTTGATATTTATACTTCAAACTTTAACAAAAAAATAAACAAACCATACAAAATGGCTTGTGTGAATGTTATTATTGCCGAAACGCAAAATAAAGCAGAACAAATTGCCACATCGTTTTATCAGATGTTTTTAGGAATGATTAGAAGCAAAAGAGGGTATCTACAAGCTCCTATTCCTACAATGGAGGGAATTTGGTCTCCACAAGAGAAAGCCCATGTAAAACAAATGACAGCTTGCTCTTTCATTGGAACAGCGGCATCTGTAAAAAGTGAAATAACTGAATTTATTCGTCATTTTGATATTGATGAAGTAATTATTACTTCTCCTATTTATGATGTAAAAGATAAACTTTATACCATTCAAACATTTGCAGAATTAATGAACGAGAAATAG
- a CDS encoding MATE family efflux transporter, producing MISNFFYTLISVTDIGFMKEIGVTAQAAIGYISLIYLFFFMTGFSYTRGAQILIAQKNGQNKHRAIGIILDNMSVVLIAGALILWLILHFGAEQILNFALNDTDVIHDSLEYLSVRKWGFFASFLGSALIAYFSGIGKTATLAVAIVTMSISNIFLNWVLIFGHFGMPALGIKGAAYASNIAEFLSLLIMVVGIYLLKLREKNHLFYFTKIRRNIILQITNLSLPLVLQTLIGLAAWLIFFTLIEKLGKNELAISNNVKQFYTLLGIPTYALASSTNTVIGNLVGQRKLKEILPTAYRIIILSAVCIVIITLPTIFFPKKFLQIISEPGLVNDSIKPLYVVLIALQFYSFSTILFNCIASIGASIHSLVVEVITILFYLVFIYFIFYVIETNLTIAWTSEWFYWGVLAILSWLYMRFYKWQKKV from the coding sequence ATGATTAGCAATTTTTTTTATACACTTATATCTGTTACTGATATAGGTTTTATGAAAGAAATAGGGGTAACTGCACAGGCAGCTATAGGTTATATTTCTTTAATTTACTTGTTCTTTTTTATGACAGGTTTTAGTTATACCAGAGGAGCACAAATACTTATAGCACAAAAAAATGGACAAAACAAACACCGAGCTATAGGTATTATTTTAGATAATATGTCGGTAGTGCTGATAGCAGGAGCATTAATACTTTGGCTTATACTACATTTTGGGGCAGAACAAATTCTCAACTTTGCACTTAATGATACTGACGTTATTCACGATTCATTAGAATACCTAAGCGTTAGAAAATGGGGATTTTTTGCCAGCTTTTTAGGAAGTGCTTTAATAGCTTATTTTTCGGGAATAGGCAAAACGGCAACACTTGCGGTAGCTATAGTTACCATGTCTATTAGCAATATATTTTTAAATTGGGTGCTTATTTTTGGTCATTTTGGTATGCCGGCATTGGGTATAAAAGGTGCTGCTTATGCTAGTAATATAGCCGAGTTTCTATCGCTACTGATAATGGTAGTAGGTATTTATCTTTTAAAACTAAGAGAAAAAAATCATTTATTTTATTTTACAAAAATTAGAAGAAATATTATTCTTCAAATTACTAATTTATCACTGCCTTTAGTTTTGCAAACGCTTATAGGCTTAGCTGCATGGCTTATATTTTTTACTTTAATTGAAAAATTAGGGAAAAATGAATTGGCTATTTCTAATAATGTAAAGCAGTTTTATACTTTATTGGGTATTCCTACTTACGCTTTAGCATCAAGCACCAATACCGTAATAGGCAACTTAGTAGGGCAAAGAAAACTAAAAGAAATACTGCCCACAGCATACCGAATTATTATATTAAGTGCCGTTTGCATTGTTATTATTACACTGCCAACCATCTTTTTTCCTAAAAAATTCTTACAAATAATTTCTGAGCCGGGTTTAGTAAATGACTCTATAAAACCTTTATATGTAGTATTAATTGCTTTACAATTTTATAGTTTTTCTACTATTTTGTTTAATTGTATAGCCAGTATAGGTGCCAGCATACACAGTTTAGTTGTAGAAGTAATAACTATTTTATTTTACTTGGTGTTTATTTACTTTATATTTTACGTTATAGAAACCAACCTAACCATTGCATGGACAAGCGAATGGTTCTACTGGGGTGTTTTAGCCATACTTTCGTGGCTATATATGCGGTTTTATAAGTGGCAGAAAAAAGTGTAA
- a CDS encoding Uma2 family endonuclease: MKEEVNEPIEIYGKEFNYAEYLTWKVKERIELIKGRLFKMSPAPARIHQRISRDMQFIMMKYFGGHDCELYNAPFDVRLVDKKEKSKKDEDITTVFQPDLCVICNKEKLDDRGCIGAPDLIVEILSPGNSIKEMKYKYDLYEENGVREYWVVDYTHQLVYVYVLKSGVYKGKKPYTVEETAESTIFPDLKFDLKDIFKEED, translated from the coding sequence ATGAAAGAAGAAGTGAACGAGCCTATTGAAATTTATGGAAAAGAATTTAACTATGCCGAGTATTTAACATGGAAAGTTAAAGAACGCATAGAGTTAATAAAAGGACGATTATTTAAAATGAGTCCTGCTCCTGCCCGTATTCATCAGCGTATTTCAAGAGATATGCAGTTTATTATGATGAAATATTTTGGTGGACATGATTGTGAATTGTACAATGCTCCTTTTGATGTTCGTTTGGTAGATAAAAAGGAAAAATCTAAAAAAGATGAAGATATTACCACAGTTTTTCAGCCAGATTTGTGTGTAATATGCAATAAAGAAAAATTAGATGACAGAGGCTGTATAGGTGCACCCGATTTGATAGTGGAAATATTATCTCCGGGAAATTCAATAAAAGAAATGAAATACAAATATGATTTGTATGAAGAAAATGGTGTGCGAGAATATTGGGTAGTTGATTATACACACCAATTAGTTTATGTATATGTTTTAAAAAGTGGAGTGTATAAAGGAAAAAAACCCTACACCGTAGAGGAAACTGCTGAGAGCACCATTTTTCCTGATTTAAAATTTGACTTAAAAGATATTTTTAAGGAAGAAGATTAA